One genomic segment of Mycolicibacterium gilvum includes these proteins:
- the prcA gene encoding proteasome subunit alpha: MSFPYFISPEQAMRERSELARKGIARGRSVIALAYADGVLFVAENPSRSLQKVSELYDRVGFAAVGRFNEFNNLRSGGIRFADTQGYAYSRRDVTGRQLANVYAQTLGTIFTEQAKPYEVELCVAEVAHYGETKAPELYRITYDGSIADEPHFVVMGGTTEPIATALNESYAENASLEDAVRIAVAALGAGGNGAEPRTLGPSTLEVAILDANRPRRAFRRITGAALEALLPQADTKDDSQDSEGAAEPDA, encoded by the coding sequence GTGAGTTTCCCGTATTTCATCTCGCCCGAGCAGGCGATGCGTGAGCGTTCCGAGCTCGCGCGCAAGGGCATCGCCCGCGGCCGCAGCGTCATCGCGCTCGCGTACGCCGACGGTGTGCTGTTCGTCGCGGAGAACCCGTCCCGGTCGTTGCAGAAGGTCAGCGAACTCTACGACCGCGTCGGCTTCGCTGCGGTCGGCCGGTTCAACGAGTTCAACAATCTTCGCAGTGGTGGGATCCGGTTCGCCGACACCCAGGGGTATGCGTACTCCCGGCGTGACGTGACCGGGCGTCAGCTGGCCAATGTGTACGCGCAGACCTTGGGCACGATCTTCACCGAGCAGGCCAAGCCCTACGAGGTGGAGCTGTGCGTCGCCGAGGTCGCCCACTACGGCGAGACCAAGGCGCCCGAGCTGTACCGCATCACCTACGACGGATCGATCGCCGACGAGCCGCACTTCGTGGTCATGGGCGGTACCACCGAGCCGATCGCGACCGCGCTCAACGAGTCCTACGCCGAGAACGCCAGCCTGGAGGACGCCGTGCGGATCGCGGTGGCAGCGTTGGGCGCCGGAGGCAATGGCGCAGAACCGCGGACGCTCGGACCCTCCACGCTGGAGGTGGCGATCCTCGATGCGAACCGGCCGCGGCGCGCGTTTCGCCGGATCACCGGTGCCGCGCTGGAAGCGCTTCTGCCACAGGCGGATACGAAGGACGACTCGCAGGATTCCGAAGGCGCTGCCGAACCCGACGCCTAG
- a CDS encoding aromatic ring-hydroxylating oxygenase subunit alpha, with translation MTALMATLEGHYYTSAEVFAAEQQGIFENMWFCAVRTSDLEKPGRFTKVQVGRESVLLVRGRDGLLRAFLNVCRHRGAQLCSESEGEVRRTLRCPYHSWTYALDGKLVAAPNIGTLTDDAGSPIDRYRYGLIPVALTEWLGYAWVCLSDTPPPFEDVVAEATRTLGDADAINRYGIGGLDVGHRVVYEVAANWKLIVENFMECYHCSSIHPELVDVLPEFAKGQAAQANIGLGAEFGSEVAGFTVDGGAGFERLPGIADDQDRRYYAITVKPTVFINLVPDHVIFHRMYPVAADRTVVECDWLYTREVLGSGRDVSRSVELFHRVNMQDFDACERTQPAMSSRAYRSGGVLVPAEHHLAEFHRWVVSRLATPV, from the coding sequence ATGACCGCACTCATGGCCACCCTCGAAGGGCACTACTACACCAGCGCCGAAGTGTTCGCCGCCGAGCAGCAGGGCATCTTCGAGAACATGTGGTTCTGCGCCGTGCGCACGAGCGACCTCGAAAAGCCCGGAAGGTTCACGAAGGTTCAGGTGGGCCGCGAGAGCGTCCTGTTGGTACGCGGTCGCGACGGCCTGCTGCGGGCCTTCCTCAACGTGTGCCGGCACCGCGGCGCGCAGCTGTGCAGCGAATCCGAGGGCGAGGTCAGGCGCACGCTGCGGTGCCCGTACCACTCCTGGACCTACGCCCTGGACGGCAAGCTCGTCGCCGCCCCCAACATCGGCACGTTGACCGACGACGCCGGTTCGCCGATCGACCGGTACCGCTACGGGCTGATACCGGTCGCCCTGACCGAATGGCTCGGCTACGCCTGGGTGTGCCTGTCGGACACCCCGCCGCCGTTCGAGGACGTGGTCGCCGAGGCGACCAGGACGCTGGGTGACGCGGATGCGATCAACCGCTACGGCATCGGCGGACTGGACGTCGGTCACCGCGTCGTCTACGAGGTCGCGGCGAACTGGAAGCTCATCGTCGAGAACTTCATGGAGTGCTACCACTGCAGTTCCATCCACCCCGAGCTCGTCGACGTGCTGCCCGAGTTCGCGAAGGGCCAGGCCGCGCAGGCGAACATCGGTCTCGGCGCCGAATTCGGCTCGGAGGTGGCGGGATTCACCGTCGACGGAGGCGCGGGCTTCGAGCGGTTACCGGGAATCGCCGACGACCAGGATCGCCGGTACTACGCGATCACGGTGAAACCGACGGTCTTCATCAACCTGGTGCCCGACCACGTGATCTTCCATCGCATGTATCCGGTCGCCGCAGACCGCACGGTCGTGGAATGCGACTGGCTCTACACCCGTGAGGTGCTCGGTTCCGGTCGGGATGTGTCACGGTCGGTGGAGCTGTTCCACCGGGTCAACATGCAGGATTTCGACGCGTGCGAACGCACCCAGCCGGCGATGTCCTCGCGCGCCTACCGCAGCGGCGGTGTACTCGTTCCGGCCGAACACCACCTCGCGGAGTTCCATCGATGGGTAGTGTCCCGACTGGCCACTCCGGTGTAA
- a CDS encoding GcvT family protein: MPRTPRVVVIGAGIVGTSLADELTARGWTDVTVVDRGPLFATGGSTSHAPGLVFQTNPSKTMTAFARYTVEKFAALQHPGGWAFNPVGGLEVATTPERMADLHRKAGWAQSWGIDGRLLTPSECGQLHPLVDRDRILGGFHTPADGLAKALRAAEAQAGRAEARGATLRPHTEVLGILDDGRRVTGIRTADGTLDADIVVCAAGFWGAQLARQVGLVLPLVPMAHQYARSGQIAELVGRNTEIAEAGLPILRHQDQDLYFREHGDRLGIGSYMHRPMPVDMTTLLTDTAGEAMPSMLPFTEEDFAPAWHAATDLIPALRDSKVEEAFNGIFSFTTDGFSIMGEHRDLAGFWVAEAVWVTHSAGVARATAEWIIEGTPTIDTHECDLYRFEDVARSPRLIAQTSAQAFVEVYDVIHPHQYRTALRGLRTSPFYARQCELGASFYEGGSWERPAWYGANDILAQRIFDDGLAVPHRDEWAARNWSPISIAEAHWTRECVAMYDMTPLTRYEVSGSGAAAFLQQMTTNNVDKSVGSVTYTLLLDESGGIRSDLTVARLGPEHFQVGANSPMDFDWLSRHKPPGVVVRDITGGTCCLGVWGPRAREVIAPLCPDDLSHKAFTYFRAMHTHLGAIPVVMMRVSYVGELGWEIYAGAEYGSALWDLIDEAGAAHGIIPAGRIAFNSLRIEKGYRSWGTDMTAEHRPAAAGLDFAVRVDKGDFVGRQALLTAGSPDATLRSIVFDDPDAAVLGKEPVSVGDTCVGYVTSAGYSATIGRTIAYAWLPAGLVIGETVSVAYRGVTYSATVHAEPVVDPDMSRIKR; the protein is encoded by the coding sequence ATGCCAAGAACCCCCAGAGTGGTCGTCATCGGTGCCGGCATCGTCGGTACCTCGCTCGCCGACGAACTCACCGCGCGCGGGTGGACCGACGTCACCGTGGTCGACCGCGGACCTCTGTTCGCCACCGGCGGATCCACGTCGCACGCGCCCGGGCTGGTGTTCCAGACCAACCCGTCGAAGACGATGACCGCCTTCGCCCGCTACACCGTCGAGAAGTTCGCCGCGCTGCAGCATCCGGGCGGCTGGGCCTTCAACCCGGTCGGTGGTCTGGAGGTCGCCACCACGCCCGAGCGGATGGCCGACCTGCACCGGAAGGCAGGCTGGGCGCAGTCCTGGGGAATCGACGGCAGGCTGCTCACCCCGTCGGAGTGCGGTCAGCTTCACCCGCTCGTCGACCGGGATCGAATCCTCGGGGGTTTTCACACGCCGGCCGACGGTCTGGCGAAAGCGCTGCGCGCCGCCGAAGCCCAGGCCGGCCGCGCCGAAGCCAGGGGCGCGACCCTGCGGCCGCACACCGAGGTGCTCGGCATCCTCGACGACGGTCGGCGCGTGACCGGGATACGCACCGCCGACGGAACGCTCGACGCCGACATCGTGGTGTGCGCCGCGGGTTTCTGGGGTGCTCAGCTCGCCCGCCAGGTCGGACTGGTACTCCCGCTGGTGCCGATGGCCCACCAGTATGCGCGCTCCGGCCAGATCGCCGAGCTGGTGGGACGCAACACCGAGATCGCCGAAGCCGGCCTGCCGATCCTGCGCCATCAGGATCAGGATCTCTATTTCCGTGAACACGGCGACCGTCTCGGCATCGGCTCGTACATGCACCGGCCGATGCCGGTCGACATGACCACGCTGCTGACCGACACCGCGGGCGAGGCGATGCCGTCGATGCTCCCGTTCACCGAGGAGGACTTCGCACCTGCGTGGCATGCGGCCACCGATCTGATTCCCGCACTGCGGGATTCGAAGGTCGAAGAGGCGTTCAACGGGATCTTCTCGTTCACGACCGACGGCTTCTCGATCATGGGCGAGCACCGCGACCTCGCGGGGTTCTGGGTCGCCGAAGCAGTATGGGTGACCCACTCGGCGGGAGTGGCCAGGGCGACGGCCGAGTGGATCATCGAGGGCACACCGACGATCGACACTCACGAATGCGACCTGTACCGGTTCGAGGATGTCGCGCGCAGCCCCCGCCTCATCGCGCAGACCAGCGCGCAGGCCTTCGTCGAGGTCTACGACGTGATCCACCCCCACCAGTACCGCACCGCGCTGCGCGGCCTGCGCACCAGCCCGTTCTACGCCCGCCAGTGTGAGCTCGGCGCGTCCTTCTACGAAGGCGGAAGTTGGGAACGCCCAGCCTGGTACGGCGCCAACGACATACTGGCGCAACGAATTTTCGACGACGGGCTCGCCGTCCCGCACCGCGACGAATGGGCAGCGAGGAACTGGTCGCCTATCTCGATCGCCGAGGCGCACTGGACGCGCGAGTGCGTCGCGATGTACGACATGACCCCGCTGACCCGCTACGAGGTTTCCGGCTCCGGCGCTGCGGCATTCCTGCAACAGATGACCACCAACAACGTCGACAAGAGCGTCGGTTCGGTCACCTACACTCTGCTGCTGGACGAAAGCGGCGGTATCCGAAGCGATCTCACCGTGGCCCGGCTGGGCCCCGAGCATTTCCAGGTCGGCGCGAACTCTCCGATGGATTTCGACTGGCTCTCACGGCACAAGCCCCCCGGCGTCGTGGTCCGCGACATCACGGGCGGCACCTGCTGCCTCGGGGTGTGGGGGCCGCGGGCCCGTGAGGTGATCGCCCCGCTGTGTCCGGACGACTTGTCCCACAAGGCCTTCACGTACTTCCGGGCGATGCACACCCACCTCGGCGCGATCCCGGTGGTCATGATGCGGGTGTCCTATGTCGGTGAGCTGGGCTGGGAGATCTACGCCGGCGCCGAGTACGGCTCTGCGCTGTGGGATCTGATCGACGAGGCCGGTGCCGCGCACGGCATCATTCCCGCCGGCCGTATCGCGTTCAACAGCCTGCGGATCGAAAAGGGCTACCGAAGCTGGGGCACCGACATGACGGCCGAACATCGGCCCGCTGCAGCCGGTCTGGACTTCGCCGTCCGCGTCGACAAAGGGGACTTCGTAGGCAGGCAGGCGCTGTTGACGGCCGGGTCGCCGGATGCGACGTTGCGCAGCATCGTGTTCGACGATCCCGATGCCGCCGTGCTCGGCAAGGAACCGGTGTCGGTCGGCGATACCTGTGTCGGTTACGTCACCAGTGCGGGCTACTCGGCGACGATCGGGCGGACCATCGCCTACGCGTGGCTCCCGGCGGGTCTCGTAATCGGGGAGACCGTCAGCGTGGCCTACCGCGGCGTCACATATTCCGCGACGGTGCACGCCGAGCCCGTCGTCGACCCCGATATGTCGCGAATCAAGAGGTAG
- the solA gene encoding N-methyl-L-tryptophan oxidase: MTYDVIVIGLGGMGSAAAYHLAARGQRVLGLEKFTPAHDRGSSHGGSRIIRQSYFEDPAYVPLLLRAYELWAGLAADSGRDVYRMTGGLFLGPPDCLTVAGSLRASREWGLPHDLLDGKEVRARFPNFTPHPGDVGLYEANAGFARPELTVRAHLDLAEKAGATLRFGADVLDWSESSGGVTVRTPGETFTAGQLVICPGAWAPQLLAEFGIPITVERQVLYWLDPVGGTASFVDHPIFIDENASGAQIYGFPAIDGPRGGVKVAFFRKGVECTPETIDRTVHDHEVREMRDRVAELLPALDGPCVHSATCMYANTPDQHFVIARHPDSERVTVACGFSGHGFKFVPVVGEILADLAISGATAHPISLFDPRRLVTTR; the protein is encoded by the coding sequence ATGACGTACGACGTCATCGTCATCGGTCTCGGCGGAATGGGCAGCGCCGCCGCATACCACCTGGCCGCGCGAGGGCAGCGGGTGCTCGGGCTGGAGAAGTTCACCCCTGCGCACGACAGGGGATCGAGCCACGGAGGCTCACGCATCATCCGGCAGTCCTATTTCGAGGACCCGGCCTACGTGCCGCTGCTCCTGCGGGCATACGAGCTGTGGGCCGGCCTCGCCGCGGACAGTGGCCGCGACGTGTACCGCATGACCGGCGGTCTGTTCCTCGGTCCACCGGACTGCCTGACCGTTGCCGGCAGTCTGCGTGCGAGCCGGGAATGGGGCCTGCCGCACGATCTTCTCGACGGAAAGGAGGTGCGCGCGAGGTTCCCGAACTTCACGCCGCACCCCGGCGACGTCGGACTCTACGAAGCCAACGCCGGCTTCGCCCGGCCAGAGCTGACGGTTCGGGCACACCTGGACCTGGCCGAGAAGGCGGGCGCCACACTGCGATTCGGTGCCGACGTGCTCGACTGGTCGGAAAGCTCCGGAGGCGTCACCGTCCGCACCCCCGGTGAGACCTTCACCGCCGGTCAGCTCGTGATCTGCCCGGGCGCGTGGGCTCCGCAGCTGCTGGCCGAATTCGGCATCCCGATCACCGTCGAACGACAGGTGCTGTACTGGCTCGACCCCGTCGGCGGCACCGCGTCGTTCGTCGATCATCCGATCTTCATCGACGAGAACGCCTCGGGCGCACAGATCTACGGGTTCCCGGCGATCGACGGCCCGCGAGGCGGGGTGAAGGTCGCCTTCTTCCGCAAGGGCGTCGAATGCACGCCCGAGACCATCGACCGCACCGTGCACGACCACGAGGTGCGGGAAATGCGCGACCGCGTCGCCGAGCTGCTGCCGGCGCTCGACGGTCCGTGCGTGCATTCGGCGACCTGCATGTACGCCAACACGCCCGATCAGCACTTCGTCATCGCGCGCCATCCCGACAGCGAACGGGTGACGGTGGCGTGTGGATTCTCGGGCCACGGCTTCAAATTCGTGCCGGTGGTGGGGGAGATCCTCGCCGATCTGGCCATCTCCGGTGCAACGGCGCATCCGATCTCGCTGTTCGACCCCCGCAGATTGGTGACGACCCGATGA